From one Streptomyces chromofuscus genomic stretch:
- a CDS encoding GAF and ANTAR domain-containing protein, with the protein MDEPERAWAADAIADGIRGAEPREIPRRLCHVAVRLLPVARASVSLCNQGMPVPLSASDDRAAYLMEVQATLGEGPCLQAARTGAPVLAADLAAGQDAGRWPVFAQQATSLGVRAVYALPLGDNAGCLGTLDLYRDVPGMLSPGELRTAYLMAGVMTVALIALPTGEENGGHLPGGLWLSELATEHDEVYQAIGMVMAQLGVGEDEALARLRGHAFARGRTVLDVAHDVVAHRKRFEPD; encoded by the coding sequence ATGGACGAACCGGAGCGGGCGTGGGCCGCCGACGCCATCGCCGACGGCATCCGGGGTGCCGAACCCCGCGAGATACCGCGCAGGCTGTGCCATGTCGCCGTCCGCCTGCTGCCGGTGGCCCGCGCGAGCGTGTCGCTGTGCAACCAGGGGATGCCCGTGCCGCTGAGCGCGAGCGACGACCGCGCCGCGTACCTGATGGAGGTCCAGGCCACGCTGGGCGAGGGGCCGTGTCTGCAGGCCGCCCGTACCGGCGCGCCCGTGCTCGCCGCCGACCTGGCGGCCGGCCAGGACGCCGGCCGCTGGCCGGTCTTCGCCCAGCAGGCGACGTCCCTCGGGGTACGGGCCGTGTACGCGCTGCCGCTGGGCGACAACGCGGGATGCCTGGGCACGCTCGACCTCTACCGCGACGTACCCGGCATGCTCAGTCCCGGCGAACTGCGCACCGCCTACCTGATGGCCGGCGTCATGACGGTCGCCCTGATCGCCCTGCCCACCGGCGAGGAGAACGGCGGCCACCTTCCGGGCGGCCTCTGGCTGAGCGAGCTGGCCACCGAGCACGACGAGGTCTACCAGGCCATCGGCATGGTCATGGCGCAGCTGGGCGTCGGTGAGGACGAGGCGCTGGCACGGCTGCGGGGACACGCCTTCGCGCGGGGCCGGACCGTGCTCGACGTCGCGCACGACGTGGTCGCACACCGCAAGCGGTTCGAGCCGGACTAG